Proteins from a genomic interval of Mesobacillus sp. S13:
- a CDS encoding efflux RND transporter permease subunit, producing the protein MKISNFSIRRPVFTLVTMFLVLILGVVSLMRIPLKLIPDINPPVGVVVTNYQGASPQEVVEKVTKPLEANLATLPGIKTMTSTSQEGANLILMQFSWTTNIDDIQDEVIQRLDMTPIPDDANKPRFMKFDPSQFPVIQLSLSSDQDESALRELAEELELELTKVDGVASVNLSGTSIQEVRVELDQEKLKEYKLSQSDVVDLIRANDVSMPGDTILTDGKELTTRIISTLDSLDTLKNLTVFNNPVTKQKVTLEDVGKVELQKQDDNTITRTNQSPSVLLSVLQQSDANTAEVSETFLEELEALLERDKYSGIKSEVLFDQGDYIKMAIGNISNSLIVGGLLAMAVLFFFLRNVKSPLIIGIAIPYSVIFTFVLMFFADFTLNIMTLGGLALGIGMLVDNAIVVIENIYRHLSMGKDPKTAARDGAKEVGAAITASTLTTVAVFLPVVFISGIIGELFTEFALTISFSLFASLVVALTVVPMLASRLLKAPKKNMETRRQRSGSMRGLEKSIRWALRHRFIVILITLLMLAGGGYGVTTVGTQFIPPTDEGFFSIRVNLENGAALSETQKVMTALEDKLKDEEDVDVYVSLIGTTQEASFRGTTNANVGELYVKMDELEEREISTFQFVDDVKKELEQAAVSANSSAELNFNMQSTSGSAPNTLTFNVRDSSEKRLNESVDSIYNSLRELEDVNELTTSQNETVEEIQITVDREKALAQGLAPAQIAMVVNNVTRGDMATQMPGNDGEILGVYVEYDSDVTQNIDKLKQLLIKKPDGNYVTLGQVANIETGSGPVKIQRINQQGAVEFTMKYKSSTNLGDISKKVDEKIEELDLPEETEVVFSGDRELLESSIDDLVLAFVLAIILIYLVMAAQFESLKYPFVIMFTVPLMVIGVALALTATGTPVSLTVVIGIIVLAGIVVNNAIVIVDYINQKKERGLIPHEAIVLSVKDRARPILMTALTTILGLLPLALGVGEGTEINQPMGITVIGGLISSTFLTLFVIPVVYSFFDKDYRRRNKMYATPDGHLVPAYLLKEHTESGYTEVEERQTSFQKGKYSKEEMAGMLEELLELIKEDEDSNNDLRRR; encoded by the coding sequence ATGAAAATCAGTAATTTTTCAATCAGAAGACCTGTTTTTACATTAGTGACCATGTTTTTGGTCCTGATTCTCGGGGTTGTTTCATTAATGAGGATTCCTCTGAAACTGATTCCGGATATAAATCCTCCTGTTGGGGTCGTTGTGACCAATTATCAGGGAGCGAGTCCACAGGAAGTAGTCGAAAAGGTTACAAAGCCACTTGAGGCTAATCTCGCTACTCTCCCAGGAATCAAGACGATGACATCGACATCGCAGGAGGGTGCCAACCTGATCCTGATGCAGTTTTCCTGGACAACCAATATTGACGATATCCAGGATGAGGTCATACAAAGGCTTGATATGACACCGATCCCAGACGACGCGAATAAGCCAAGATTCATGAAGTTTGATCCGTCTCAATTTCCAGTCATTCAGTTATCATTAAGCTCAGACCAGGATGAATCTGCACTAAGGGAGCTGGCAGAAGAACTGGAGTTGGAGCTCACAAAGGTTGATGGAGTGGCAAGTGTCAATTTATCCGGTACATCCATCCAGGAAGTGAGGGTGGAACTCGACCAGGAGAAGTTGAAGGAGTACAAGCTAAGTCAATCAGATGTTGTCGACCTGATCAGGGCTAACGATGTATCGATGCCTGGTGACACGATTTTGACGGATGGCAAGGAACTGACGACCAGAATCATCAGCACTTTGGATTCATTGGATACGTTAAAGAATCTGACTGTATTCAATAATCCTGTGACAAAGCAAAAGGTCACACTTGAGGACGTTGGTAAAGTTGAACTTCAAAAGCAGGATGATAATACCATTACTAGGACGAATCAATCTCCCTCTGTTCTACTGAGTGTACTCCAGCAATCTGATGCTAACACTGCAGAGGTTTCTGAGACTTTTCTTGAAGAATTGGAGGCTTTGCTGGAAAGGGATAAATACTCCGGTATAAAGTCGGAAGTTCTCTTTGACCAGGGTGATTATATCAAAATGGCGATTGGCAATATTTCAAATTCCCTGATTGTCGGGGGATTGCTTGCGATGGCCGTTCTTTTCTTCTTCCTGAGAAATGTAAAGAGTCCGCTAATCATTGGGATTGCGATTCCATATTCAGTCATCTTTACCTTTGTATTAATGTTCTTTGCAGATTTCACTTTGAATATCATGACGCTTGGCGGACTGGCTCTTGGAATAGGGATGCTAGTTGATAATGCCATAGTCGTCATTGAAAATATCTATCGCCATCTTTCAATGGGCAAGGATCCGAAAACAGCCGCCAGGGATGGAGCCAAGGAGGTAGGAGCGGCCATTACAGCTTCTACTTTAACGACTGTTGCTGTATTTTTGCCGGTCGTATTCATTTCCGGTATTATCGGCGAGTTGTTTACTGAGTTTGCATTGACCATTTCTTTTAGTTTATTTGCTTCGTTAGTAGTAGCATTGACCGTCGTCCCAATGTTGGCCAGCAGGCTGTTGAAGGCGCCAAAGAAAAACATGGAAACAAGAAGGCAGAGATCTGGATCGATGAGAGGATTGGAAAAATCGATCAGGTGGGCGCTCCGCCACCGTTTCATTGTCATTCTGATTACTTTGCTGATGCTCGCCGGAGGCGGTTATGGTGTGACAACCGTAGGAACTCAGTTTATTCCTCCTACTGATGAGGGGTTCTTCAGCATCAGGGTGAATCTCGAAAATGGAGCGGCTCTTTCAGAAACTCAAAAAGTCATGACAGCACTCGAAGATAAATTGAAAGATGAAGAGGATGTCGACGTTTATGTAAGCTTGATCGGCACTACTCAAGAGGCTTCATTCAGGGGCACGACGAATGCTAATGTTGGGGAACTGTATGTGAAAATGGATGAGCTTGAAGAACGTGAAATCAGTACCTTCCAGTTTGTCGATGATGTAAAAAAAGAATTGGAACAGGCTGCTGTGAGTGCAAACAGCAGTGCTGAACTAAATTTTAATATGCAGTCCACATCCGGTTCGGCTCCAAACACGCTTACTTTCAATGTCCGGGATTCCAGTGAAAAGCGGCTGAATGAATCAGTTGATTCAATATATAATTCACTCCGGGAACTTGAAGATGTCAATGAACTGACCACTAGCCAGAATGAAACGGTCGAGGAAATCCAGATTACAGTGGATAGAGAAAAGGCACTCGCCCAGGGACTTGCACCAGCTCAGATTGCCATGGTCGTCAACAACGTGACCAGAGGGGATATGGCCACGCAAATGCCAGGGAATGATGGTGAAATTCTTGGTGTATATGTGGAATATGACAGTGATGTCACGCAAAATATCGATAAGCTGAAACAGCTTTTAATCAAAAAGCCTGATGGAAACTATGTCACTCTTGGACAGGTGGCAAATATTGAAACAGGCAGCGGTCCTGTCAAAATTCAGAGGATCAATCAGCAGGGTGCAGTTGAATTCACGATGAAATACAAATCCTCAACGAACCTTGGCGATATATCCAAAAAGGTTGATGAAAAGATCGAAGAACTTGACCTGCCCGAGGAAACGGAAGTTGTCTTCAGTGGAGACAGGGAATTGCTCGAGTCTTCAATTGATGATCTTGTTTTGGCGTTCGTGCTGGCGATCATCTTGATCTATCTGGTCATGGCGGCTCAGTTCGAGTCATTGAAGTATCCATTTGTCATCATGTTCACAGTTCCTTTAATGGTTATTGGTGTTGCGCTGGCACTGACGGCAACGGGTACACCAGTCAGCTTGACTGTGGTTATCGGTATCATCGTTCTTGCTGGTATCGTTGTTAACAATGCGATCGTGATCGTCGACTATATTAACCAGAAGAAAGAGCGTGGCTTGATTCCGCATGAAGCGATAGTTCTATCAGTTAAAGACAGGGCAAGACCTATCCTGATGACCGCATTGACGACTATCCTTGGACTTCTACCGCTAGCCCTTGGTGTAGGAGAAGGGACAGAAATCAATCAGCCAATGGGAATTACGGTCATTGGCGGCCTGATCAGCAGCACCTTCCTGACGCTGTTTGTCATTCCAGTGGTCTATAGTTTCTTTGATAAGGATTATCGAAGAAGAAATAAAATGTATGCAACCCCGGATGGCCATCTGGTTCCAGCCTACCTGTTAAAGGAGCATACAGAGTCGGGTTATACCGAAGTTGAAGAAAGACAGACATCCTTCCAAAAGGGGAAATATTCGAAAGAAGAAATGGCAGGAATGTTAGAAGAGCTTCTTGAACTCATAAAAGAAGATGAAGATTCAAATAATGATTTAAGAAGAAGATAA
- a CDS encoding SDR family oxidoreductase, with protein sequence MEYGYFFTGFPGFISNQLIREVLRKNEGNGKVHVLVLPNMIDQANTERAAIIQEYSLSESQFEIIRGDITAIGLAIDPEIQARLEREVTHVFHLAAIYDLAVPKEIAYRVNVKGTGNVNEWTQTLKNIRRYTYFSTAFVAGKREGILYENELIKPSGFKNFYEETKYEAEVLVEALKSKVPVTIIRPGIVKGHSRTGETIKFDGPYFIMNFIDRLSFLPFLPKLGKGESVVNLVPVDYIIEATTYLTFADKGAGKTYHLTDPKPYKVSELYAMMMYELMKKQPKGAVPLALAKGGLNFKVLRRYLGVEKEALDYFTWKGNFDSSQSQEDLKDSGIRCPDFKEGITAMAAFYQENKHKRQFQINIS encoded by the coding sequence ATGGAGTACGGATACTTTTTTACAGGATTTCCGGGATTCATCAGCAATCAATTGATTCGAGAAGTTTTGCGTAAAAATGAGGGCAATGGAAAGGTTCATGTACTTGTATTGCCTAATATGATAGATCAGGCAAATACTGAGAGAGCAGCGATCATCCAGGAGTACAGTCTTTCTGAGAGTCAGTTTGAGATCATCAGAGGGGACATTACTGCTATTGGTCTGGCTATTGATCCAGAAATACAAGCGCGACTCGAAAGAGAAGTGACACATGTTTTTCATCTGGCAGCCATCTACGACCTGGCAGTGCCAAAAGAAATTGCCTATCGTGTCAATGTAAAGGGTACCGGGAACGTCAATGAATGGACGCAGACCCTTAAAAATATCCGGCGATATACGTACTTCAGCACTGCTTTTGTTGCCGGCAAACGGGAAGGGATCTTGTACGAGAATGAACTAATCAAGCCATCTGGTTTTAAAAATTTTTACGAAGAAACTAAATATGAAGCAGAAGTGCTTGTAGAGGCATTGAAATCTAAGGTTCCTGTGACAATCATTCGACCAGGGATTGTTAAAGGACATTCAAGAACAGGAGAAACCATCAAGTTTGATGGCCCTTATTTTATCATGAATTTCATAGACCGTCTTAGCTTCTTGCCATTCTTGCCAAAGCTTGGAAAGGGCGAGAGTGTTGTCAATCTGGTGCCGGTGGATTATATTATTGAAGCCACAACCTATTTGACATTTGCTGATAAGGGAGCAGGAAAAACATATCATCTTACAGACCCTAAACCTTATAAGGTATCTGAGCTTTACGCGATGATGATGTATGAATTAATGAAAAAGCAGCCAAAAGGAGCCGTTCCGCTAGCTTTGGCAAAAGGAGGACTCAATTTCAAGGTGCTCAGGAGGTATCTTGGAGTTGAAAAGGAAGCACTTGATTACTTTACATGGAAGGGGAATTTCGATTCTTCCCAGTCACAGGAGGACTTAAAAGACTCCGGAATAAGATGCCCGGATTTCAAGGAAGGTATAACTGCCATGGCGGCTTTCTACCAAGAGAATAAACATAAAAGGCAATTCCAGATCAATATATCTTAA
- a CDS encoding aldehyde dehydrogenase family protein, translating to MHSVKDVQKMSVVAPATGEVIAEIEETHVQEIPFFYQRAKDGFEYWSSMAISERTRYLKRLKKLMVDEMDQIAKVISDDTGKVLTESIVADIMPTLDAIDHIIRHAEKVLSRKKVKTPLLLFGKKSFIEYMPRGVVLVISPWNYPLQLAMVPMISALAGGNAVILKPSEVTPLVGKCIEDLFKRSGFPEGTVQVAHGGKEVGAAFTAGKPDYIFFTGSVRTGKIIQQQAAKDLIPTTLELGGKDPMIVFEDANIDRAVKGAVWGAFTNSGQVCMSAERLYVERSIYGKFLEKLKKEVNSLQQGNDINADVGSMTFPGQKDVVKAQLDEALERGAKLETGLKPSDWKGDMFLPLTVVTEVEQDMKIIQEESFGPLLPVVPFDTEEEAITYANGTVFGLNASVWTKDKAKAHRVASRLVSGAVVINDVLITVANHGLPFGGTKESGIGRYHSEAGLRIFCHEKAIMEDMGIMKSEIQWYPYKGKYPLFLNLFKSYFSEKRDWFTFVKNYIALLKNNK from the coding sequence ATGCACTCAGTTAAAGACGTACAAAAGATGTCTGTTGTGGCACCAGCGACTGGAGAGGTTATAGCTGAAATTGAAGAGACGCATGTCCAGGAAATTCCGTTCTTCTACCAGAGAGCGAAGGATGGTTTTGAGTATTGGAGCAGCATGGCCATTTCTGAGCGTACTAGGTACTTGAAGAGACTGAAGAAGCTGATGGTCGATGAAATGGACCAAATCGCTAAAGTAATTTCAGATGATACCGGAAAGGTGTTGACAGAGTCAATAGTGGCCGATATCATGCCGACTCTTGATGCAATCGATCATATTATCAGACATGCGGAAAAGGTATTAAGCAGGAAAAAGGTAAAAACACCATTATTGCTCTTCGGGAAAAAATCCTTTATTGAATATATGCCACGTGGTGTTGTCCTTGTTATTTCTCCATGGAATTACCCGCTTCAGCTTGCGATGGTTCCGATGATCAGTGCACTTGCAGGAGGTAATGCAGTTATTTTAAAACCATCGGAAGTTACTCCGCTTGTCGGAAAATGCATCGAGGACTTGTTCAAGCGTTCCGGCTTTCCGGAAGGAACAGTCCAGGTCGCACATGGCGGAAAAGAAGTAGGTGCTGCTTTTACGGCGGGTAAGCCAGATTATATTTTTTTTACAGGCTCAGTCAGGACAGGTAAAATCATTCAGCAGCAGGCAGCGAAAGATTTGATACCTACGACCTTGGAGCTTGGCGGGAAAGACCCGATGATTGTATTTGAGGATGCAAACATCGACAGAGCGGTAAAAGGAGCCGTCTGGGGTGCATTTACCAATAGCGGCCAGGTTTGCATGAGTGCTGAGCGATTATATGTTGAACGATCCATTTATGGCAAGTTCCTTGAGAAGTTGAAAAAAGAAGTCAATTCCCTACAACAAGGGAATGATATCAATGCAGATGTCGGATCCATGACGTTCCCTGGTCAGAAAGATGTTGTGAAAGCTCAACTGGATGAAGCACTTGAGCGGGGAGCGAAATTAGAGACAGGGTTGAAGCCTTCTGACTGGAAGGGTGACATGTTTTTGCCGCTGACAGTCGTCACTGAAGTGGAACAGGATATGAAAATCATTCAGGAAGAATCTTTTGGTCCATTGCTTCCTGTTGTCCCATTTGATACGGAAGAAGAAGCAATTACCTATGCTAATGGAACTGTATTCGGTCTGAATGCCAGTGTCTGGACCAAAGATAAAGCGAAGGCTCACCGTGTCGCTTCCAGACTTGTGTCCGGAGCTGTTGTCATCAATGATGTCCTCATCACTGTGGCAAACCACGGTCTGCCGTTTGGAGGAACAAAGGAGAGCGGCATAGGCAGGTATCACTCTGAGGCGGGATTAAGGATTTTTTGTCATGAAAAAGCTATCATGGAAGACATGGGTATCATGAAATCCGAAATACAATGGTATCCCTATAAAGGCAAATATCCGTTATTCCTGAATTTATTCAAAAGCTATTTTTCCGAAAAAAGAGACTGGTTCACTTTTGTGAAAAACTATATCGCTCTTTTAAAAAATAATAAATAA
- a CDS encoding DUF5667 domain-containing protein, with protein MKKLSNQEMKKIAKSTLALVLAGTFAFSPVAMAEENNSEIETVELQNVSPEEIEEAKTQVDELEETNPSLIPGDFFYFAKIALEKIRLAFTFDNAKEAELLATYASERLQEAGALFAEGKEEEALQVIEAAVQYMENSQDIVDEESNKEEDAEEGSELEEEATSDEGTEETELEETDTEESTEDGEEPADDVVAEEPSDEAEGSEDEVVTEDPFDQIEGMLRQNIIALKAAMEHVGNDNARAQLQKNIDKTYAKMAKKLAKLEEKYAEKPGEEEEETTEPVELEPIVEPDLLPADETPVVEEPAAETMPVNDDATAVPVVSPKVEKEKAKQERKAQKAAEKQLRKEAQQQKKEEKQQSKKDKKEDKKSNKNENKGNGKDNGQGNGKGNDKN; from the coding sequence ATGAAGAAACTTTCTAACCAAGAGATGAAAAAAATTGCCAAGAGTACATTGGCATTAGTGCTTGCTGGAACATTTGCTTTTTCGCCAGTCGCAATGGCAGAAGAGAACAATTCTGAGATCGAAACTGTGGAATTGCAAAATGTCAGCCCAGAAGAGATTGAAGAAGCTAAGACACAGGTCGACGAGCTTGAAGAAACGAATCCATCTTTGATTCCTGGTGACTTCTTCTACTTTGCGAAAATTGCTTTGGAGAAAATAAGGCTCGCTTTTACATTTGATAATGCGAAAGAAGCAGAATTGCTTGCTACATATGCGTCAGAACGCCTTCAAGAGGCGGGAGCTTTGTTCGCTGAAGGGAAAGAAGAAGAAGCCCTTCAAGTAATCGAGGCTGCTGTTCAATACATGGAAAACTCACAGGACATTGTGGATGAAGAAAGTAATAAGGAAGAGGATGCTGAAGAAGGATCAGAATTGGAAGAAGAGGCAACCTCTGACGAAGGAACAGAAGAAACGGAACTAGAAGAAACAGATACAGAAGAGTCAACTGAAGATGGTGAGGAGCCTGCCGATGATGTAGTCGCTGAAGAGCCAAGTGATGAGGCAGAAGGTTCTGAAGATGAAGTTGTAACCGAAGATCCTTTCGATCAGATTGAAGGAATGCTTAGACAAAATATCATTGCATTGAAAGCGGCTATGGAACATGTTGGCAATGACAATGCAAGAGCGCAGCTTCAAAAAAATATTGACAAGACATACGCAAAGATGGCTAAAAAGTTGGCTAAATTAGAGGAAAAGTATGCTGAGAAGCCAGGTGAGGAAGAAGAAGAAACAACTGAACCAGTCGAATTAGAACCAATTGTTGAGCCAGATCTACTCCCTGCAGATGAAACACCTGTTGTTGAGGAACCTGCAGCTGAAACAATGCCTGTAAATGACGACGCAACAGCAGTACCAGTTGTATCTCCAAAAGTAGAAAAAGAAAAAGCGAAACAAGAGCGTAAAGCACAGAAAGCTGCTGAAAAGCAATTACGTAAGGAAGCCCAGCAGCAAAAGAAAGAAGAAAAACAACAGTCTAAAAAGGATAAAAAAGAAGACAAAAAATCAAATAAAAATGAAAACAAGGGCAATGGGAAAGACAACGGCCAAGGTAACGGAAAAGGTAACGATAAAAATTAA
- the sigI gene encoding RNA polymerase sigma factor SigI: MLSLLFMAKKKRRPLEETVEKIHQGDAALREELIDSYKPFIAKTVSSVCKRYIHESDDEFSIGLIAFNEAIQKYSSEKGNSLLSFAEVMIKRRVIDYIRQQSRNQNLSFHISNDPNEEEQQRSTIEDELSLDDFRKKTEQEIRREEIIQFQDVLKEFDLSFQDLLEQSPKHADARKNAMLVAKSMVENEELKNLLLDKKRLPIKQLEDMVKVSRKTIERNRKYIIAIALILIGDYVYLKDYIKGVLET, translated from the coding sequence TTGCTAAGTTTATTGTTCATGGCGAAGAAAAAGCGCAGACCGCTGGAAGAAACAGTAGAAAAAATCCATCAGGGGGATGCTGCTTTAAGAGAAGAATTAATTGATTCTTATAAGCCATTTATCGCGAAGACTGTCTCGTCTGTCTGCAAGAGATACATACATGAATCGGACGATGAATTTAGCATTGGTCTCATCGCTTTCAATGAGGCAATCCAAAAATATTCATCTGAAAAAGGCAATTCACTATTAAGCTTTGCAGAAGTCATGATTAAGCGGAGAGTCATTGATTATATCCGTCAGCAGAGCCGGAATCAAAATCTCAGCTTCCATATATCGAATGATCCAAATGAGGAAGAACAGCAGAGATCGACAATTGAAGATGAACTTTCTCTCGATGATTTCCGAAAAAAGACAGAACAGGAAATCAGAAGAGAAGAAATCATCCAATTCCAAGATGTACTAAAAGAATTTGATTTGTCTTTCCAGGATCTGCTTGAGCAGTCTCCTAAACATGCAGATGCCCGTAAAAACGCAATGCTTGTTGCAAAATCAATGGTAGAGAACGAGGAACTAAAGAATTTGCTTCTAGATAAAAAGCGGCTGCCAATCAAGCAACTGGAAGACATGGTCAAAGTAAGCAGAAAAACCATAGAGAGAAACAGGAAATATATTATTGCAATTGCACTTATATTAATTGGGGATTATGTCTATTTAAAGGATTATATAAAAGGGGTGTTAGAGACATGA
- a CDS encoding anti-sigma factor domain-containing protein → MRKGVILEINDLYLTLLTPEGEFLRARKLQQDYQVGEEIHFFPETQAVKKKKFNLSFLNSFKTRTIILAATIMLIMTALVPAYQNNQVYAYMSIDVNPSIELAVNDDLKVLRLKGYNPEGEEIIGEIKDWKKKDAAKVAEMILAEIEEDGFFKEINDVVIATVHNKKAKESVDRELEQKIYEIKTSALDEDLNFKVLEATSEDREKARKQGITTGIYKEKQKPKPVATPVDKGKNTKKEPGKKEGPAPSVAPQPEKKVPPGQLKKNDPESENGKPKQEKPSVPEQSKGTNNNDNNNRGQGNNKHSDTGNKPNKNNAHNGKQYKNDHKPNSQKRPDENNRGQSGKKQANQGQDKGNNGKK, encoded by the coding sequence ATGAGAAAAGGGGTTATCCTCGAAATCAATGATCTTTACCTAACATTGTTGACCCCCGAAGGCGAATTTTTGCGGGCCAGAAAGCTTCAACAAGATTATCAGGTAGGAGAAGAAATTCATTTTTTTCCAGAAACGCAAGCAGTTAAAAAGAAGAAGTTCAATCTATCGTTCTTAAATAGCTTCAAGACAAGGACCATTATACTCGCAGCGACGATAATGCTTATCATGACTGCGCTTGTTCCGGCATATCAAAACAACCAGGTATATGCGTATATGTCCATCGATGTGAATCCGAGCATTGAGTTGGCAGTCAACGATGATTTAAAAGTCCTGCGTTTGAAAGGCTACAATCCTGAAGGGGAAGAAATCATTGGGGAAATAAAGGATTGGAAAAAGAAAGATGCGGCCAAGGTCGCAGAGATGATCCTAGCGGAAATCGAGGAAGATGGATTTTTTAAAGAAATAAATGATGTAGTCATCGCGACAGTTCATAATAAGAAGGCGAAGGAATCTGTTGATCGGGAATTAGAACAGAAGATTTATGAAATTAAAACTTCTGCACTAGATGAAGACCTGAATTTCAAGGTTTTGGAAGCAACTAGTGAAGATAGGGAGAAGGCAAGAAAGCAGGGAATCACAACTGGTATATATAAAGAAAAACAAAAGCCGAAACCTGTTGCAACCCCGGTTGATAAAGGCAAAAACACCAAGAAAGAGCCTGGGAAGAAAGAAGGTCCTGCACCTTCTGTTGCTCCACAGCCAGAAAAGAAGGTACCGCCTGGCCAGTTAAAGAAAAATGATCCTGAGAGTGAAAACGGGAAACCGAAACAAGAAAAACCGTCTGTCCCTGAGCAAAGCAAAGGAACTAACAATAACGATAATAACAATCGAGGCCAGGGCAATAACAAGCATTCTGATACAGGCAATAAGCCTAACAAAAATAATGCTCATAACGGAAAACAATATAAAAATGATCATAAGCCCAATTCACAAAAAAGGCCTGATGAAAACAACAGGGGCCAATCAGGTAAAAAACAAGCCAATCAGGGTCAAGATAAAGGTAATAATGGTAAAAAATAG
- a CDS encoding alpha/beta-type small acid-soluble spore protein produces MARNSNKLLVPGVEQFMDQVKYEIAQEFGVSLGSDTVSRANGSVGGEITKRLVQQAQAQLSGKGQQ; encoded by the coding sequence ATGGCTCGAAATTCAAATAAATTACTTGTACCTGGAGTTGAACAATTCATGGACCAGGTAAAATATGAGATTGCTCAGGAATTCGGGGTTAGCCTTGGTTCCGATACAGTTTCCAGAGCAAACGGTTCAGTTGGCGGGGAGATCACAAAACGCCTAGTTCAACAGGCACAGGCACAACTTTCAGGAAAAGGCCAACAATAA
- a CDS encoding TrkH family potassium uptake protein, translated as MWINIRRRLDKLSPAQIIVAYYLIAVIVSMSLLSLPVAIQPGAKWTFMDALFTAASAVSVTGLSVITVRDTFTVPGIFILMFVLQFGGIGVMALGTFFWLIIRKKIGLKERRLIMMDQNQTSMAGLVKLLKEILVIIVIIELIGALLLGLYFLKYYPTWQEAFLHGLFSSVSATTNGGFDITGASLIPYAQDYFVITINILLITLGAIGFPVLVELKSFLFRKKKSRPFRFTLFLKITTLTFLGLLIFGTVAIWALEYNHFLSDKSLLDSFFYAFFQSTTTRSGGLATMDVNDFTDPTLFLMAALMFIGASPSSVGGGIRTTTFALNLLFLYHFARGRRAIKIFNRELHQDDIIKSLVVSIMAVLICFFAVLILMVTENQALLAIIFEVASAFGTTGLSMGITPELSNIGKMVLIILMFIGRVGVISFLLIIGGKTEKEAIHYPQERVIIG; from the coding sequence ATGTGGATTAATATAAGAAGAAGATTAGACAAATTATCACCTGCGCAAATTATCGTAGCGTACTATTTAATAGCGGTAATTGTCTCGATGAGCTTATTAAGTTTGCCTGTTGCCATCCAGCCCGGGGCTAAATGGACGTTCATGGATGCATTATTCACTGCAGCAAGTGCCGTGAGTGTTACCGGGCTCTCGGTCATAACCGTCCGCGATACTTTTACTGTACCTGGCATTTTCATTCTCATGTTTGTTCTGCAATTCGGCGGTATTGGTGTGATGGCACTGGGTACATTTTTCTGGTTGATCATCCGTAAGAAAATCGGCCTTAAAGAACGCAGATTGATTATGATGGACCAGAATCAGACTTCAATGGCAGGCCTTGTGAAGCTCTTGAAAGAAATTCTTGTGATCATTGTCATTATTGAATTAATAGGAGCATTGCTATTAGGGTTATATTTCTTAAAATACTATCCTACATGGCAAGAAGCTTTTCTCCACGGTTTGTTTTCATCCGTTAGTGCTACGACCAATGGGGGTTTTGATATAACAGGAGCCTCTCTGATTCCGTATGCACAGGATTATTTTGTGATTACCATCAATATATTGCTGATCACTCTCGGTGCTATTGGATTCCCTGTTTTAGTTGAACTGAAGAGTTTCCTTTTCAGGAAGAAAAAAAGTCGTCCGTTTCGTTTCACCTTATTCCTCAAGATTACGACTCTTACGTTCCTTGGTCTCCTGATTTTTGGGACCGTAGCCATTTGGGCATTGGAGTATAATCATTTCTTATCCGATAAATCATTGTTGGATTCATTCTTCTATGCTTTTTTTCAGTCCACCACAACTAGAAGTGGGGGATTGGCGACAATGGACGTAAATGATTTTACTGATCCTACGTTATTCCTGATGGCGGCATTGATGTTTATCGGTGCGTCACCAAGCTCTGTTGGGGGAGGAATCCGAACAACCACTTTTGCGTTAAACCTCTTGTTCCTTTACCACTTTGCAAGGGGGAGAAGGGCAATCAAAATATTCAATAGAGAATTGCATCAGGATGATATAATCAAGTCATTGGTTGTTTCCATCATGGCTGTTCTTATTTGTTTCTTTGCTGTCCTTATTTTGATGGTGACAGAAAATCAGGCGTTATTGGCAATCATTTTTGAAGTCGCATCAGCCTTTGGAACAACGGGGCTATCCATGGGAATTACACCAGAGCTCTCGAATATAGGGAAAATGGTCCTGATTATCCTGATGTTCATCGGAAGGGTGGGAGTTATCTCCTTCCTGTTGATTATTGGCGGAAAAACAGAGAAAGAAGCCATTCATTATCCACAAGAACGAGTGATCATAGGTTAA
- a CDS encoding DUF3905 domain-containing protein, whose product MEKKERELKPLDIEDTLPHQINAPSFKDTGIEMKAPFKNEHGVIIGDSLYASENSPLENWTEETDPAVMAGDEWVHPTNDIGWNTAENRELLEEKRKPQAYPFMHPTKDVSKGQD is encoded by the coding sequence ATGGAGAAAAAAGAACGAGAGCTAAAACCATTGGATATTGAGGATACCTTACCTCACCAAATCAACGCTCCTAGCTTCAAAGACACTGGCATTGAAATGAAGGCGCCTTTTAAAAATGAGCATGGTGTCATCATTGGAGACAGCCTGTACGCATCGGAAAACTCCCCTCTTGAAAATTGGACTGAAGAGACAGATCCTGCTGTCATGGCTGGGGATGAATGGGTTCATCCTACTAACGATATCGGCTGGAACACAGCGGAAAACAGAGAGCTGCTGGAGGAAAAGAGAAAGCCGCAGGCCTATCCCTTCATGCATCCAACAAAAGATGTAAGCAAAGGCCAGGACTAG